ACGGCAGTAGTGTTTGCTTGCGTTTTCGCGGTCGAAAAATGTCGCGTCCATCGCCGCATGACCGGATGGGTCGTGCAGCTGCGTCCCAAAATCGCAGAGCGATTTTGTGGGCTGCACAAAAGCTGGAGTGGTCTGCGTCACTTCTGAATCTTGGCTACGTCGGTACGCTATTCGACTCCCGCGACTCGAGCGACTGCTTCCGAAACGAGTATTCAAAACTAACCTCGATCACTCGCGCTTTTGTGAACGCCGACAGGCGCAGCAGCACTCGCCAGACGGCCGTCTTGATCCTGTCAAACGCCTCTACTAGCGTGGAATGATGCGGGAGATCGGCCGCGTTGAGTCCTATCTTGGCCAAAATTTGGCCCGCGTGCCGAGTTATTAGTTCTGAATGTCAGTCCGACGCCGCGGAGTCGACGCCCTCGAGGCGGTCGAACGCCTCCGCCGTGAGCTCGCCGGTCTCCTCGAGGATCTCGGCCCACGCCTCGTTGTCGGGGGCGATGCCGAGCAGGTGGGCGATCTTCATGATCGAGAGGTGGTAGACGCGCTGGCGGCCCGGTTTCTCCTCCCAGACGATCACGTTACAGGGGAAGAGGCCGCCGATGCGCAGCGTCTCCTCGAGCGCGCGGTTCGCGATCGCCGGGTTGCAGGCGCCGAGGACGTAGTAGGGGTCGCGGTCGGCGTCGACCTTCTCGTTGAGCAACTCCGAGGGGGAGAACTCGACGGGGATGCCGAAGCCGACGTCGGTACACACCCCGCGGACGTGCTCGATCGCCTCCTCGTGGTCCATCTCGAGGATCGCTTCTTTCTCGCCGTACTCCTCGGGGTCGAGTTCGCTCGGATCGATCATCCCTTGTTGTTCCTCGCCCAGGGCAAAAACTGCTCTCACTCATCGTTCGTTCGCGGCGACGCGCCGACCGCCTGACGGGTGGCTCAGAGCGGAACCGGAAACCACTCGAGGTGGCTCAACAGCCCTGTCGGATCGAACAGCGGGTCGTGGAGGACGAGCCAGTCGAGCAGGACGAGGCCGGCGCCGTGGGCGATGACCGACGGGAGAATCGAGTTCGACTTGTAGTCGACGGCGCCGAAGAGGACGTCGGTCGGCCCCGAGAGGAGGAACTCGATGGGCGGTTTGCCCATGTGGTGGAACATGTAGACGACAGGGCTGATGAAGACGGCCTTGAAGCCGAGGTCGCTGACGCCGACGCAGAGCAGCCCCCGGTAGTAGGTTTCGGCAGCCAGCGCGAGGAAAAACAGCTTCACCGCGTGGGGAACGAACGCCGCCGGATCGGTCGACGTCTCCCAGATCGGGTAAAACCCCCTGATCGTCGGCAGGGTCGAGCCGACGAGGTAGAAGGGGAGGACGAACAGCGAGAGCAAGATCGCGTTGCGAATCGCGACCCGATTGATCCGCCAGCCGATGCGCTTGCCGTGGGTCAGCGCCAGCGCGAGCGGCCCAGCGAAGAGAAACAGTCCGTCGAAGACGATCCGGTTGTCGAGACCGGAGCGAACCAGGTTGGTCCACAGAATCGTCAACAGCGCGCCGGCGAGCAACGACCGCTGCACCCAGGTGAGCGCCCCGAGGCGCTCACGGAACCAGCGAACGCCCGAACGGACGTCTGCCGTTGCCACGGCTCCTTACTCGTCTGCGGTCGGAACGGGGCCGGTTCCGATCACGTCGCGAACGTGGGATTCGAACTCCTGGCGGCGCTCGAAGTAGGTCTCTTCGACTTCCTCGAGCACGGCCGACAGCTCCTGCGGACCGTCGGGCGTTCGGACGACGCTGTCGCCCTCGAGTCGGTCCACCTCGCTTTTCTCTTTCGGCCAGGTCAGCCGCGACGTCACGCGAGCGAGCGGTGCGCCCTCGACCGATCGCTGTTCGCCCAGCGTAACGGGGTGTTCCTCGGAGTCCTCCTCGTCGCTCATGACAGGTCGTTTGCGAGCGGGTCGATTCAAGCTTTCGTTTGCTCTCACCGTCGAATACGTCTCCGTTTTCTAGTAGGTGTCTGACGTATCGTTTTGTGGATTGGGCACGAAGGTGGCTCCATGACCAGCCTGACGGAGGTCTACGAAGGGAACGCGAGGGAGGTGTCGAGCCTCCGGCGGCTGTACGCAGGGACGGGACTCGTCCTCACTGGAGCGGTACTGGCCGTCCTGGCCGTCCTCGTTGCGACCACCGACTTCTTCGTCGCTGAGACGCTCACCGCCCGCGAGTATGGCGGCATCGTCGGTGGCCTCGCCGCGCCCGTCGTGCTCGTTGGCGTGTTCGTGGTGTTGCCAGCGAGCCGTCGCATCCAGGCAGCGGCGGCGATCAGTGCCAGTATCTGCCTGGTTGGGGTCGCCCTCTTCTGGTACGCCTACCCCACCCACTGGGACGGCTACGGGCAGGACCTCACGCTGTTCGTCTCCGCCGTCTACCTGCTCGGCTTTTTCAGCGCCATCGGGACGTTGTTCACCGCCGTCGTGAACTTCAAGACGCGCAACGACCCCGGCGGTGCACTCGAGATGAACGTCACCCGTAAGGGCGAAACGAAGATCGTCGAGGTCGAGGGTTCGAGCGGACTCGGCGGTGTCGGCTTCCTCGGGGCGACCCCCGACGGCGAGGTCGAAACCCAGACGAACGCCCCCGGCGCCTCGACGGCGACCACGTCACAGTCGCCGTCACCGCCGACCGCCACCTCGCGTTCGCCAGCGGGAACGGCGGCGGGAACGGCGTCGCCGACCAGTGACGGCGGCTCGGTGGACGCTGAGCTCCGCTCGCCCCTGGACGGAACCGACGGTCGCGACGCTGAGATCGTCGACCCGCCGTCCGGCCCGGGAGAGCCGACCGACCGATACTGTGGCAACTGCGCGCACTTCGAGTACGTTCGCTCGTCGTCGGGAATGACGCCGTACTGTTCGCACGACGGGGCGGCCATGGACGACATGGACGCCTGCGACGAGTGGACGCCGAACCACGAGTGACGCTGGCTTCCTCGCCGTGACGGCGACCGCGGTCAGGCCGACGGCCTCGAGCTGTGGGAACTCGTCGCGTTGTAAGCCACCTGCGCTTGGCCAACCTGTAACGACTCGTTAGTCGGTCCGGTCTCTCGATCGATGGAGAATCGCCGGGCCCATCCCTTCGAACCCTGCCAGTGGGAAATACTACCATTCACTGGATAATAATAATTATTTATAATCATGTTTATACTCGGCGATGACCATCGAACTGCTATGGTCGAATTCGGCGCGCTTTCGCTCGTCCCACCGCTTCTCGCGATCCTCCTCGCGATCGTCACTCGACGACCGATTCTCTCGCTATTTCTCGGCATCTGGGCGGGTGGTGTCATCGTCACGGGCAGTATCGGCATCGATCAGACGTTCAACTGGATCGCGGGCTCGATCGCGGACGTCTTCCACGCCCAGATCCTCATCTTCACGCTCTTGCTCGGCTCGGGCGTCGCGCTCATCTGGCGACTCGGCGGTGCGATCGCCGTCCGCGACTGGGCCGTCGAGCGACTGCAGAGCCAGCGAAAGACCGGCGTCGCCACCTGGGTGCTCGGAATCGTCCTCTTTTTCGACGACTACGCCAACACGGCCATCGTCGGCTCGACGATGCGTGAGATCTCCGATCGCTTCCGCATCTCCCGCGAGAAGCTCTCCTACATCGTCGACTCGACGGCCGCACCCGTGGCGACGATCGCTATCTCGAGCTGGGTCGCCTTCCAGCTCTCGATGGTTCGGGAGGGGTTCGACGTCGTCGAGGAGGCCGAGGGGGTCGATGCGCCGAGCGTCTTCGCGACCTACCTCCAGTCGATTCCGTACAACGCCTACGCGCTGCTCGCGGTCGTGATGGTCGGGCTCGTCGTGCTCACCCGGCGCGATTACGGCGAGATGCTCGACGCCGAACACCGCGCGTGGTCGACCGGCAAGGTCAACCGCGACGACGCGACGCCGCTCCAGGAAGTCGAGGCGGACCTCGGCGATCCCATCGACGAGCGACCGATGTTGCGGACGTTCTTCGCGCCGATCGTCGTCCTGATCGCCGTCACCATCGCGAGCGCCTTCTACACCGGCTATCTCGCCGCCGGACTCGAGTCCCCCGCTGAGCTGTTCGCCCTCTCGCTGGGCGAGTTCGCCGAGGGGGTGGCGGGTGAGGCCGACTGGGCGGCCGCGCTCGTCTGGGGCTCGTTCGCGATGGTCGCGACGGCGATCGCCATCGGGGTCGGCTACGGGCTGTTCGACGTCGGCGACGGCGTCGAGTCCACCCTCGACGGCTTCCGGCTGATGCTCACGGCCGTCACGATCCTCGTGCTCGCGTGGTCGATCAGCGCCGTCGCCTCGGACATGGGCACCGGCGAGTACGTCGCCGGGCTCGCCGAGGGCGTGCTCTCGCCCGCGCTGTTCCCCGTCGTCGTCCTCTTTACGGCCGCGTTCATCGCCTTCACCATGGGCTCGTCCTGGGCCACGATGGGGATCGTGACGCCGATCGCGATCCCCGTGGCGTTCGAACTCACCGGCGACTTCGCGCTCGCACCCGTCGTCGTCGGCGCCGTCTTCTCGGGGGCGATCTTCGGCGACCACACCTCACCGATCTCCGATACGACCGTGCTCTCCTCGACGTTCACCGGCGCGGACCTCATCGATCACGTCCGCACGCAGTTTTACTACGCCACGACGGTGATCGCTGTCGTCACCGTCTGTTATCTGCTGTACGGCTACCTCGGCGTGCCCCCCGTCGTCTTCCTCCCGCTCGGGGTCGTCCTGCTCGTGGGCCTCGTCTACGGTCTCTCCGAACTCGACGCCCGCCGGAAGGGCGTCGACCCGATCGCCTCCCGCGAGGACGTCGAGTTCATCCCGGAACCCGAACGCGATCCAGGTGCACCCGAGAGTACCGACTGAGGCGACTCGACTCGCGGTCGACCACCGCCTTCGCCACGCTTTTGCCGCCTGCTGGTGATGACTCGAGTATGGACGGAACGCTCGACCACGTCATGCTGCGCGTCGAAGACCTCGAGGAGTCACTCGAGTGGTACGGTGAGCACCTCGCCTACGAGGAGAAAGACCGCTACGAGGGCGACGGCTTCACCATCGTCTACCTCGGCCCCGAGGAGATGGGCGAGGAGGCGGCCTTTCTCGAGCTCACGCACAACGAGGGCGAGACCACCGAGATGGGCGACGCCTGGGGCCACATCGCCGTGCGCGTCCCCGAAGGCGAACTCGAGGACCACTACGAGCAACTGATGGACGGCGGCGTCGAGGACTACCGCGACCCCGAGTCCTGTGGCGGCCGCTACGCGTTCGTCAAGGATCCCGACGGCCACGAGATCGAGTTAGTCCAGCGTGACCCCGACCTCCCGACGTGGTCGCTCGACCACACCATGATCCGCGTCGAGGACGCCGACGAGGCGCTCGGCTTCTGGACCCGCAAGTTCGAGTACCAGGAGGTCGGCCGCTGGGAGGCCGACACGTTCGCGAACTACTTCGTCGAACCCGAGGGCGCCGCCGACGAGGCGATGACCGTCGAACTCACCTACAACTACGACGGCCGGAGCTACGAGCTGGGCGACGCCTGGGGCCACCTCTGCGTGCGCGTCGACGACCTCGAGGAAGACTGGGAGCAGCTGCTCGTCCGTGAGGCCGAGGAGTACCGCGACCCCGAGAGCAACGACGACATGTACGCGTTCACCAAAGACCAGGACGGCCACGAGATCGAACTCTTAGAGCGCGACCTCGAGGCCGACTCGCTGTTCCCGTTCTGACCGCGTCGGCCGACGTCGGCCGTCCGCCGACAGCTTCCATCACGCCTCGTCGTCCCGTTCTGATCGCGTCGTTATCCTGTTCTATCACGCGTCGTCGTCCCGTTCTATCACGTGTCGTCATCCTGTCTCTCACGTGCTGTCGTCCCGTTCTGTCACGCGTCGTCATCCTGTCTCTCACGTGCTGTCGTCCCGTTCTGTCACGCGTCGTCCGCTCGAGTGTCGAGGAACGTCCGCGTCCGTGCGGCGACTGCAGATCGGAAGGCGCGTGCGTCCACCCGCCCGTCGCCGTGGACGTGGTGGTGTGCCTCGCGGAGGACGAACTCGAGGGTGCGTTCGTAGAGCGTGTCGACCGTCACGGGCTGGCCTCGCTCTTCGAGAGTGGAAGCGACCGTTTCGAAGCGACTGTCGGTCGCGTACCTCCCGGCCAGTTCGTCGGCCGAGGCGTCGACTGGCGCGGGCTGTGTCGCCGACTGGTCGGGATGGAGCAGTTTGGCGCGTCCGCCCCGTTTGTTCCGGACGACGACGCCTTCGGCGGGTCCGTCGTACCACGCCGACTGTGGGATCGAATACGCGTCCGGGTCGAAATCGCGGGCGCGAAGTTCTCGCTCGAAGACGTTCACGGGGGTGAGGCCGAGCCGATCGAAGATTCGGTCGACGGCGTCGGGCGGTAAGAACGTGCCCGTTTCGGCCGACCAGACGTCGATGCCGAGCACCGACGGCGTTCGCTCCCAGTCGTACGCGATCGTCTGGCGGTGCATCGCCTCGGCGAAGAAGACGACGCTCTCGACGTCCGACATCGCTCGACGGAGGGCGTCGCGATCGAGGTTCGCCCTGACGTGCTCGACGGCGTGGCGGTACGGTTCGGGGACCGCGGCCGGCTCGTCGTACACCCGTTCGCGGTCGCCAAAGCGGAGCAGCCCCGACGACTGAAGCTGGAAGCGAAGGAGTGCCCCGTCGACCTTCTCGAGGAGCCACAGGTGCCCCTCCTCGAACCAGTGATCGGGCGCGCCGGCGACGCGGGGGATAGGCGGGTAGGTCTTCATCGAGCAGCAGCGTCGAGCGCCGCCCGGATAAAGGCGCGGGAACGAGGGGATCGTCCCACCCGAAACGGATGCCGCGTCAAAGCCGGGTGTACACCGGTGCCCAGCACGATCCGAGGTGCCCCGTGAGCCGTCGGCTGGCCATCGAGGTTGTCGGCTCCAGGCACGGAATCCGACGATACTCACCGAAAGCCGTGAAAACGGTGCTGAACTCACCCCTCGAACTCGCCCCGTTCGAACCGTCAGACGGGGCCGAAGGGTGTCGGTTTGTGGCGATTACTGTCCGCACATTCGCGGTGAACTATCGGCGCTGTCGAGTGTTCTGGGACGCTGACAGTGGACGGTAACGAAGCCTATAACAGAGCGAGCCAATGGACTCTCCGTACTCCGCTGAAGCTGCACTGTGAGCGGGTGCTGGATCAGCGAGAGACGAGTGCAGTAGTGATGATATGACGTCGCAGACACGAACCCCAAAGCAAGCGGACGTTGAGAGCCCTGAGACCACCCCGACGCGGTTGTTCGCCGCATTCGCCCACGAACGACGGCAACTCGCGCTCGCGTATCTGGCACACCGTCCGGCCGCGACCGCACTGGACGACCTGGCCGAGTTCGTCGCCCTCACCGAAGGCGACCCGACGCGTGATCGGTGTGAACACGTCTACGCCGACCTCGTTCACGCCCACCTCCCGCAGCTGTGCGACGCGGGCCTCGCTCGGTACGACCCCGACACCGATCTGGTTACCCTGGTGGTCGACCGCGGCGTCCTGACGCCGTACCTCGAGCTGGCCGGACACGCATCCGCGTAGCGACGGCGGCCGCGCGTTCCGTCGTGATCGCGTTCGTAATATCGTTATAATCTGTCGTGATCGCGTTCGTAATGAGCGTCCGTCGTGATTCACGTTCGTCCGACGAGTCGCCGATCGGGGCGCCGAGAACCGCGACCGGCCGGCTGGACGTTGCGGCTGACCGTGCCCGTCACAGCTCCTCGATGACCGCCTCGGCGAACGTCGTTAGCGCCCGTTCCGGTTCCTCGGCCTCGAGGCCGACGATGACGTGATCGAGCCCGTAGCCCTCGAGCCGGGCGAAGTACTCCCGGAACCACTCGACGCCGGCGTGGTAGCCCAGGTGGCGCGGCTCCGGGTCGGCGTCGGGGTCGGCCGCGAGTTCGACGCGGACCGCGATGGCGAACGGCTGCTCGCCCGCCAGCGACCGCCACTGCTCGAGGTAGGTCTGGAGCGTCTCGTCGGGGAGGTGGTAGAACAGCCAGCCGTCGCCGTGGTCGGCGATCCACTCGAGCGACTGGCGGGCGTAGCCGGTCGGCAGCAGTGGGATCGACCCGCTCGTCGGCTTCGGGAGCACGTCGAGGTCGCCCTCGAGGCGTCCCCACTCGCCGTCGAGTTCGGGGAACGCCTCGCGCCAGACCGTCCGGAGGACCTCGATGGATTCGCGGACGCGCGCCCCGCGTTCGTCGCGGTCGACGCCGAACGCCGGGAACTCCGGATCGCGGTCGCCGGAGGCGACGCCGAGGACGAGCCGCCCCTTCGAGAGGCGGTCGACGGTCGCGGCGGCTTTCGCGACGTGCAACGGGTGGCGAAGCGGGAGGACGACGCTCGCGGTGCCGAGGGCGACCGCGTCGGTGTGGGCGGCGACGTGGGAGAGCCACGGCCAGGTGTCGAAGCCGCCGCCAGCGTCGCCAAAGCGCGGCCAGTAGGTCGGCACGTCCCGCGCCCAGAGCCCGTCGAAGCCGACCGCCTCGGCGTGGCGCGCGAGTCGGAGTTCCTCGTCGACGGCGGGCGTCGACCGCCGCGTCCCCGTGAGCGGGAAGCTCGTCCCGAACGTCAGCCCGTCGCCCTCGAACAGCCGGCGGTAGCCCGCGTTCTCGTGAGTAGCCGTCTCTGTGCCGTCGCTCATCGACAGTCGATTGCGGCCGAGGGAGTATCGGTGCTCGGGTTGCGGTCGGCCGACTCAGAGGCAGCCGTCGTTCCGGAGGCGTTCGATCTCGTCGGCGTCGTAGCCGAGTTCGGCGAGGATGGCGTCCGTGTCCTCGCCGAGTTCGGGCGGCTTCGTCGGATGGGGCGCGTCGAACGTCGACGAGCGGAGGGGAAGTAACGGGACGGCGACCTCCGCCTCGGCCCCTTCTGTCGTCTCGATCGTCCCGAGGGCGTCGCTCGCGAGCAGGTGCTCGTCTTCGCCCACTTCGCGGACGTTCTGGACGGGAGCGACGGGGACGCCGACCTCGCGGATGGCCGCGACGACCTCGTCGGCGGGGCGCTCACGGATGACGGCCTGCAACTCGGCGTTGAGGTCGGCTTCGTTCGCCCGGCGGTCCGCGAGCGTCTCGAACGCCGGCCGCTCGTGGAGGTCGACCTCGAGGGCCGCACAGAGGCGTTCCCACTGGGCCTGTGAGGACGGGCCGACGAAGACCCACGTCTCGTCGGCGGCCAGGTAGACGTCGTAGGGCGCCCAGTTCTCGTGGCTGGCGCCGATCGGCTCGGGGACGTCGTCGTACGCCTGCGCGTAGGCGAGCCAGTAGCCCATCAGTGAGACGGTGCTCTCGTACAGCGGCGCGGTGACGTGCTGGCCCTCGCCGGTGATCGCCCGCTGGCGAATTCCGGAGACGACGCCGATGGCGCCGAACAGCGCGGCGGTCATGTCGGCGACGCTCGTCCCCGCACGGGCCGGCGGCTTGTCCGGGTGGCCCGTGACGCTCATCAGCCCCGAGAGCGCCTCGGCGATCGGGTCCAGTGCGGGGTACTCCTGGTAGGGCCCCTCGTTGAAACCCTTGATCGAGCAGTACACCAGCTCCGGGTTCTGCTCGCGGAGCTGTTCGTAACCGATACCGAGGCGCTCGGGTGCCCCCGGGCGGAGGTTCTCGACGAAGGCGTCGGCCTCCGCGACCAGGTCGTAGAACACCGCGAGCCCGTCGTCGGTCTTCAAATCGAGCGTGATCGCCCGTTTGTTCCGGTTGACGGCGTTGAACAGGCTGTTGCCGACCGGACTCGAGTCGCGGACCGAGTCGCCGCCCGAGGCGCGGCGTTCGACCTTGATGACGTCGGCGCCGAGTTCGGCGAGGATCAGCGAGCAGAACGGGCCGGCCGCGATGTGGCCGAGCTCGAGGACGGTAATGTCGTTCAGCGGGCGGTCGTCGTGGCGTGATGCAGTGTGACTCTGACTCATACTGTGAGATAGCTAACAGGGGTGGTCGGCGAGCGGTACGCCATCGTGGAGGTCGGGCTCATGTGGCGTCGGGGCCCTCCTGGCGGTTGCGCAGCCAGTTCGAGACGAGCGGCCCGACGACGACGAGGACGATGAGCAGGACGATCAGCCGGGACGGCCAGCTCGCGACGAAGATCGCCCACGAGCCGTCCGACAGCTGCAGCGAGCGCAGGAAGTTCTCCTCGGCGATGCCGCCGAGGACCATCCCGAGGATGAACGCGATGACGGAGTACTCGTGCTGGAACATGTAGTAGCCGACGGCGCCGAGAACGAGGATCGTCGCGACGTCGATCCAGTTGCTCCGCAGGGTGTAGCTGCCGGCGACGGCGAGCACGACGATGACGGGAATCAGGTACTCGGTGTTGATCCGCGTGAGGACGTCCATCCGGGTCACCAGCGAGAGGCCGATCACCAGGATCACGAGGTTGCCGACGAACAGCGCGACGAAGACGCTGTAGGTGAGCTGTAACTCCCCCTCGAAGAGGTCCGGGCCGGGGATCAGCCCGTGCATGAGCAGCCCGCCAAGCAGGACGGCCGTCGCCCCGGAGCCCGGAATCCCGAACGAGAGCGCCGGGATGAGCGAGCCGCCGACGGTGCCGTTGTTCGACGACTCCGAGGCGATCACGCCGAGGATCTCGCCGCGACCGAACCGGTCGGAGGCGGACGAGCGCATCGCTTCGCCGTAGGCGACGAAGTTCGAGACGGCCGCGCCGGAGCCGGGCAGGGAGCCGATCCCCATCCCAATGAACGCGGATTTGACCAGCGTGACCGGATGGGAGAGAACCTCCCGGACGCCTCGCGTATGGGTTCCGTCGACGGCGATCCCGTCTCTGGCGATCCCGCCGCGCTCGCCCGCGAGCTTCAGCATCTCTGCGATCGCGAACAGTCCGAGAATCGCCGCGACGAAGTTGAGCCCGTCGTAGAGCTCGAGCGAGCCGAAGGTGAATCGGAGCTCCGAGGACATCGGCGCGATGCCGATCGTCGTCAACAGCAGGCCGAACGCTCCGGCGACGAACCCCTTGACGATCGAGCCCCGGGCGACGATCGTGATCATCGAGAGCCCGAGGACGGCGACCAGGAAGTACTCCGGCGACCCCATCAGGAGGACGATCGTCACGAGCAGCGGCGAGAGCAGGATGAGTACGGCGACGGTCATGAAGCCGGCGAACGCCGAACTGACGGCCGACACCGAGAGGGCGTAGCCGGCCTCCCCCTGTCTCGAGAGCGGGTAGCCGTCGAACGTCGTGGCGGCCGCGGCGGCCGTGCCGGGGACGTTGACGAGGATCGCGGCGATCGAGCCGCCGTACATCGAGCCGGAGTAGATCCCCACGAGCAGGATGATGGCGTTCGTCCCTCCGAGCGGCAGCGTGAGCGGCAAGACGACGGCCATCCCGAGGTTCGGCCCGATCCCCGGGACGGCGCCGATGACGATGCCGAGCAGCACGCCGAGGATCAGCCAGCCGACGGTCGGCCAGGAGAGGGCGATGGCGATCCCCTCGAGGAGGGCGTCGAAGACCATCTAGAGCCCTCCACCTGGGAGCAGGCGGCCATCGCCCAGCGGTGCGTTGGCGAGTTCGATGAACAGAAACACGACGAGCAGCGACGCGACGACGAGCGCGAGCGCCGTCCGCCGCCGGTGTCCGAACCACGTCGCGTACGCGAGCACGAACAGCGGCGTCGCGACGAGGATGCTGAAGAGATACGACAGGCCGACGTAGCCGGCGATGGCGGCGAACGTGAACTGCCGCGGCGTGAGCGGGCGCTCCGCTGCCCGCGTCGACGTGGCGTCCGCGTCGTCGGTGTCGGTCTCGAGCTCCGTCGCGTCGTCGGTGTCGGTCTCGAGTTCCGTCGCGTCGTCGGTGTCGGTCTCGAGTTCCGTCGCGTCGTCGGTGTCGGTCTCGAGTTCCGTCGCGTCGTGCTCGAGTTCTTCCTGGTCGACGAGGCTGACCGGCTCGGCGACGACGCGTCGGAGCGGTTCCGGCAGGTACTCGCGTACGAGCAGGAGGACGACTCCGACGACGATCACGCCGGCCATCAGCCGGGGGAATAGCGCCGCCGACGACGACCGGAAGTCGAACGTGAGGGCGGTGAATCCGACGGCCGTCGCGAGGAAGACGCCGAGGAGGCCGAGTTCGGAGCGGTCGTGGCTCTGCATCGATCTCGCTCAGTTGGCCTCGTCGCGGAGGTCGTCGAGATCGACGAGGTCCGGAATCTCCGACCAGACGTCCTCGAGGACCTGGTCTGCCTCTTCCGGCGGGCCGTAGGCCATCTCGTTGCCGGTCTCTGCGGCCCACGACTGCACCTCGTCGCTCTCGATCGTCGCCTCGATCGCCTCGGAGAGGACCTCGACTCGGTCCTCCGGCGTCTCCGGCGGAACCCACATCGACCGGGTGACCTGCCCGAGGAAGTCCATTCCCTCGTAGCCGAGGTCCGTGATCGTCGGCGCGTCCGGGAACACCGAGCTCCCGTTGCTGGTGAGGACCGCGAGCACGTCGGCGTCGCCGCCGTCGACGGCGGCCGTGGCTCCCTGGTCCGAGGTGATCGCGACCGGCACCTCGCCGGAGGCGACGGCCTGGTTGATCGGCCCGGCGCCGGAGTACTGGATGTAGTTCGACCAGGGCATCCCGTAGCGTTCCTGGAAGAACATCGCTTTCGGGAGGTAGTTCACGCCCAGCCCGCCGAGGTTCTCGAACTCGCCGTCGTCGTACCGGTCGACGGCGTCGTCGAAGTCCTCGAGCCCCTCGTCGGCGTCCCCGATGACGACGATCGCGTTGAAACCGATCGTCGCCAGCCCCTTGAGATCCTGCATCTCGAAGTCCGGCGGGTTGATCATGGCCTCGATCGACGTCGTCAGCGGGTTGAACTTCCCGAACGTGTAGCCGTCGGGGTCGCTGGTCAGCAGCTGACCGATCCCGCGCATCGCGCCCGCACCGGGGACGTTCTCGACGCGGATGTCCTGGTCGAGTTCGTCCGACAGCGGGCCCGCCATCTGCCGGACGTAGGTGTCCGAGCCGCCGCCCTCGTCGAACGGCACGACGGCGGTCAGGTCGTCGTCCGGGTACTCGCCCTCGTCGCCGAGACAACCCGCGAGGCCGGCGAGTCCTGCGACACCGATCGTCTTGAGCACTGTCCGTCTCCGTGTGAGTGACTGTTTCCGTGGCATGTGGCTGTTGTC
This portion of the Natronobeatus ordinarius genome encodes:
- a CDS encoding DUF302 domain-containing protein, which gives rise to MIDPSELDPEEYGEKEAILEMDHEEAIEHVRGVCTDVGFGIPVEFSPSELLNEKVDADRDPYYVLGACNPAIANRALEETLRIGGLFPCNVIVWEEKPGRQRVYHLSIMKIAHLLGIAPDNEAWAEILEETGELTAEAFDRLEGVDSAASD
- a CDS encoding CPBP family glutamic-type intramembrane protease; its protein translation is MATADVRSGVRWFRERLGALTWVQRSLLAGALLTILWTNLVRSGLDNRIVFDGLFLFAGPLALALTHGKRIGWRINRVAIRNAILLSLFVLPFYLVGSTLPTIRGFYPIWETSTDPAAFVPHAVKLFFLALAAETYYRGLLCVGVSDLGFKAVFISPVVYMFHHMGKPPIEFLLSGPTDVLFGAVDYKSNSILPSVIAHGAGLVLLDWLVLHDPLFDPTGLLSHLEWFPVPL
- a CDS encoding DUF5789 family protein, producing the protein MSDEEDSEEHPVTLGEQRSVEGAPLARVTSRLTWPKEKSEVDRLEGDSVVRTPDGPQELSAVLEEVEETYFERRQEFESHVRDVIGTGPVPTADE
- a CDS encoding DUF7139 domain-containing protein, which gives rise to MTSLTEVYEGNAREVSSLRRLYAGTGLVLTGAVLAVLAVLVATTDFFVAETLTAREYGGIVGGLAAPVVLVGVFVVLPASRRIQAAAAISASICLVGVALFWYAYPTHWDGYGQDLTLFVSAVYLLGFFSAIGTLFTAVVNFKTRNDPGGALEMNVTRKGETKIVEVEGSSGLGGVGFLGATPDGEVETQTNAPGASTATTSQSPSPPTATSRSPAGTAAGTASPTSDGGSVDAELRSPLDGTDGRDAEIVDPPSGPGEPTDRYCGNCAHFEYVRSSSGMTPYCSHDGAAMDDMDACDEWTPNHE
- a CDS encoding Na+/H+ antiporter NhaC family protein, with protein sequence MVEFGALSLVPPLLAILLAIVTRRPILSLFLGIWAGGVIVTGSIGIDQTFNWIAGSIADVFHAQILIFTLLLGSGVALIWRLGGAIAVRDWAVERLQSQRKTGVATWVLGIVLFFDDYANTAIVGSTMREISDRFRISREKLSYIVDSTAAPVATIAISSWVAFQLSMVREGFDVVEEAEGVDAPSVFATYLQSIPYNAYALLAVVMVGLVVLTRRDYGEMLDAEHRAWSTGKVNRDDATPLQEVEADLGDPIDERPMLRTFFAPIVVLIAVTIASAFYTGYLAAGLESPAELFALSLGEFAEGVAGEADWAAALVWGSFAMVATAIAIGVGYGLFDVGDGVESTLDGFRLMLTAVTILVLAWSISAVASDMGTGEYVAGLAEGVLSPALFPVVVLFTAAFIAFTMGSSWATMGIVTPIAIPVAFELTGDFALAPVVVGAVFSGAIFGDHTSPISDTTVLSSTFTGADLIDHVRTQFYYATTVIAVVTVCYLLYGYLGVPPVVFLPLGVVLLVGLVYGLSELDARRKGVDPIASREDVEFIPEPERDPGAPESTD
- a CDS encoding VOC family protein, with product MDGTLDHVMLRVEDLEESLEWYGEHLAYEEKDRYEGDGFTIVYLGPEEMGEEAAFLELTHNEGETTEMGDAWGHIAVRVPEGELEDHYEQLMDGGVEDYRDPESCGGRYAFVKDPDGHEIELVQRDPDLPTWSLDHTMIRVEDADEALGFWTRKFEYQEVGRWEADTFANYFVEPEGAADEAMTVELTYNYDGRSYELGDAWGHLCVRVDDLEEDWEQLLVREAEEYRDPESNDDMYAFTKDQDGHEIELLERDLEADSLFPF
- a CDS encoding RNA ligase family protein yields the protein MKTYPPIPRVAGAPDHWFEEGHLWLLEKVDGALLRFQLQSSGLLRFGDRERVYDEPAAVPEPYRHAVEHVRANLDRDALRRAMSDVESVVFFAEAMHRQTIAYDWERTPSVLGIDVWSAETGTFLPPDAVDRIFDRLGLTPVNVFERELRARDFDPDAYSIPQSAWYDGPAEGVVVRNKRGGRAKLLHPDQSATQPAPVDASADELAGRYATDSRFETVASTLEERGQPVTVDTLYERTLEFVLREAHHHVHGDGRVDARAFRSAVAARTRTFLDTRADDA
- a CDS encoding DUF7344 domain-containing protein; the protein is MTSQTRTPKQADVESPETTPTRLFAAFAHERRQLALAYLAHRPAATALDDLAEFVALTEGDPTRDRCEHVYADLVHAHLPQLCDAGLARYDPDTDLVTLVVDRGVLTPYLELAGHASA
- a CDS encoding TIGR03571 family LLM class oxidoreductase; translated protein: MSDGTETATHENAGYRRLFEGDGLTFGTSFPLTGTRRSTPAVDEELRLARHAEAVGFDGLWARDVPTYWPRFGDAGGGFDTWPWLSHVAAHTDAVALGTASVVLPLRHPLHVAKAAATVDRLSKGRLVLGVASGDRDPEFPAFGVDRDERGARVRESIEVLRTVWREAFPELDGEWGRLEGDLDVLPKPTSGSIPLLPTGYARQSLEWIADHGDGWLFYHLPDETLQTYLEQWRSLAGEQPFAIAVRVELAADPDADPEPRHLGYHAGVEWFREYFARLEGYGLDHVIVGLEAEEPERALTTFAEAVIEEL